Proteins from a single region of Amblyomma americanum isolate KBUSLIRL-KWMA chromosome 10, ASM5285725v1, whole genome shotgun sequence:
- the LOC144107461 gene encoding uncharacterized protein LOC144107461, translating to MEDLSKNAEDPTVAETSVGAPSAVSGRTTSRGTGKRKRHSKKHTKSSDTEAPHDHTTRTEGGADSTLAKSKKSKRGSKAKRDAPASSPQLDGQSELSPPSPVGVSTEPPAPTGASAGAPAAAGVSTEAPAPTEVSIEAPAPAAADVTAQRPAELVGPVRDPAVPQDQDDASLLVAQYRGPRPATVPIIASVVIVLLMVTIVFGLIVSRLKMVKQSGTSSLSGTKVTGADSEHVATTITGIASEEAVTTPGGQTATSANSVGVDGSSSTSSHDVAGTAVETAEKDSHNTATVD from the exons ATGGAGGACCTCAGCAAGAACGCGGAGGATCCGACCGTGGCCGAGACGAGTGTGGGGGCGCCGTCGGCGGTCAGCGGGCGCACCACATCGCGTGGGACCGGGAAACGAAAGAGACACTCCAAAAAGCACACCAAGTCCTCGGACACCGAGGCGCCGCACGACCATACCAC GCGCACGGAAGGCGGAGCTGACTCGACGCTTGCAAAGTCCAAAAAGTCCAAGCGAGGGTCTAAGGCCAAGAGGGACGCTCCGGCTTCTTCACCGCAGTTGGACGGCCAATCGGAGCTCTCGCCGCCATCGCCCGTCGGGGTGTCAACAGAGCCACCCGCTCCGACGGGGGCGTCAGCAGGGGCACCCGCCGCCGCTGGGGTGTCAACAGAGGCGCCCGCTCCCACTGAGGTGTCAATAGAGGCACCCGCTCCGGCTGCCGCTGACGTCACTGCACAAAGACCCGCAGAG CTCGTCGGCCCCGTGCGAGACCCAGCCGTGCCACAGGACCAGGATGACGCCAGCCTCCTCGTGGCCCAGTACAGGGGACCGAGACC CGCCACCGTGCCCATCATCGCCAGCGTGGTCATCGTCTTGCTCATGGTGACCATCGTCTTCGGCTTGATCGTATCCCGGCTGAAGATGGTCAAGCAGTCAGGCACGAGCAGCCTGAGCGGGACTAAAGTGACCGGCGCTGACAGCGAGCACGTGGCTACCACCATCACAGGCATCGCCTCCGAAGAGGCGGTGACCACCCCTGGCGGGCAGACCGCGACCTCTGCCAACTCAGTTGGCGTGGATGGCTCGTCCAGCACGAGCAGCCATGACGTTGCGGGCACCGCAGTTGAAACAGCCGAAAAAGACAGTCACAACACGGCAACTGTAGATTAG